One region of Trinickia violacea genomic DNA includes:
- a CDS encoding DOPA 4,5-dioxygenase family protein, whose amino-acid sequence MTYLDTAEIADWHAHVYFGAASRDAAWAFREAIEAHLGNILKLGRFHERLVGPHPQWSYQLAFGNDHFAEIFAWLTLNHGALDVFVHPNTGDSLRDHRDSAVWIGRSHELVLSALGD is encoded by the coding sequence ATGACTTATCTCGACACCGCTGAAATCGCCGACTGGCACGCCCATGTGTACTTCGGCGCCGCGAGCCGCGACGCCGCCTGGGCGTTTCGAGAGGCGATCGAAGCGCACCTCGGCAACATCCTGAAGCTGGGCCGCTTTCACGAGCGCCTGGTGGGCCCGCATCCGCAATGGTCGTATCAGCTCGCCTTCGGCAACGACCACTTCGCCGAAATCTTCGCGTGGCTGACGCTCAATCACGGCGCACTCGACGTGTTCGTTCATCCCAACACCGGTGATTCGCTCCGCGATCATCGGGATTCGGCGGTGTGGATCGGGCGCTCGCATGAGCTGGTTTTGTCGGCGTTGGGAGACTAG
- a CDS encoding GntR family transcriptional regulator, translating to MSSLLKIERTAKTLRELTLDKLRGAIVQGYFKPGDRLVERTLCDELGVSRTVVREVLRHLETEGLVEIIAHQGPIVARLDPAQVDEIYELRGLLEAHAARACAERATPVLVSRLREARREIEDAFEKNDLPRVLEYTERFYETMFEGANKPIAHDVVRSLNARINRLRALTIAVPGRGDESNREMNTLLDAIERRDGDAAAAASFAHIRRVAELAKAVLPQGADEA from the coding sequence ATGTCGTCCCTCCTCAAAATCGAACGCACTGCGAAGACCCTGCGCGAGCTGACGCTCGACAAGCTGCGTGGCGCGATCGTCCAGGGCTATTTCAAGCCGGGCGACCGGCTCGTCGAGCGCACGCTCTGCGACGAGCTCGGCGTGAGCCGCACCGTCGTGCGTGAAGTCCTGCGCCATCTGGAAACGGAGGGGCTCGTCGAGATCATCGCGCACCAGGGGCCGATCGTCGCGCGTCTCGATCCGGCGCAGGTGGACGAAATCTACGAACTGCGCGGCCTGCTCGAAGCGCACGCGGCGCGCGCCTGCGCCGAACGTGCGACGCCGGTGCTCGTGAGCCGCCTGCGCGAAGCGCGCCGCGAGATCGAAGACGCGTTCGAGAAGAACGACTTGCCACGCGTGCTCGAGTACACGGAGCGTTTCTACGAGACGATGTTCGAAGGCGCCAACAAGCCGATCGCGCATGACGTGGTGAGGTCGCTGAATGCGCGCATCAACCGGCTGCGCGCGTTGACGATCGCGGTGCCGGGGCGCGGCGACGAGTCGAACCGCGAGATGAACACGCTGCTCGATGCGATCGAGCGCCGCGACGGCGACGCGGCTGCGGCGGCGTCGTTCGCGCATATCCGGCGCGTGGCTGAGCTTGCCAAGGCGGTGTTGCCGCAGGGCGCGGACGAGGCTTGA
- a CDS encoding MFS transporter, with translation MSRDSVVNVQTFVNEHPFSRFQWLIFAMCTVVVLLDGFDTAAIGFIAPSLIAEWGIGKPALGPVLSAALFGLACGALISGPLSDRLGRRSLLTGSVLLFGLACLASAFSSSIEQLTALRFVTGVGLGAAMPNAVTMMGEFCPDRRRATMVNLMFCGFPLGAAFGGFLAAWLIPHFGWRSVLLLGGITPILLALVLLAKMPESVRYMVANHHPAERIRAALMRISGDAAQAVSFVMTETAPATGGKGAGVVLSRAYIVGSVMLWIAYFMGLVIFYASINWMPILLKEAGLSPQRATLISALFPLGGVGAVLSGVLMDRFNANRIIAACYALTAVSVYFIGQAVGNVGALVLVVFVAGVLMNTAQSSMPALAAAFYPTQGRGTGVAWMLGVGRFGGIAGSFLVAELTRRHVTFAGIFATVAVAGAIACVALLIKQMARPEIVGAPALEADSFGH, from the coding sequence ATGAGCCGCGATTCCGTCGTCAATGTGCAAACCTTCGTCAACGAGCATCCGTTCTCCCGATTTCAGTGGCTCATCTTCGCCATGTGCACGGTCGTGGTCCTGCTCGACGGCTTCGACACCGCCGCGATCGGCTTCATCGCGCCCTCGCTCATCGCCGAATGGGGCATCGGCAAGCCCGCGCTCGGGCCGGTGCTGAGCGCGGCGCTGTTCGGCCTCGCGTGCGGCGCGCTGATCTCCGGGCCGCTGTCGGACCGGCTCGGCCGGCGTTCGCTCTTGACCGGCTCCGTCCTGCTGTTCGGGCTCGCGTGCCTGGCGTCCGCGTTTTCGTCGAGCATCGAGCAACTGACGGCGCTGCGCTTCGTCACCGGCGTCGGCCTCGGCGCGGCGATGCCGAACGCCGTGACGATGATGGGCGAGTTCTGCCCCGACCGGCGGCGCGCGACGATGGTCAACCTGATGTTCTGCGGCTTTCCGCTCGGCGCCGCATTCGGCGGCTTCTTGGCCGCGTGGCTGATTCCCCATTTCGGCTGGCGCAGCGTGCTGCTCCTCGGCGGCATCACGCCGATCCTGCTCGCGCTCGTGCTGCTCGCGAAGATGCCGGAATCCGTGCGCTACATGGTCGCCAACCATCACCCGGCCGAACGGATTCGCGCCGCGCTCATGCGGATTTCGGGCGACGCGGCGCAGGCGGTCTCGTTCGTCATGACCGAGACCGCGCCGGCGACCGGCGGCAAGGGCGCGGGCGTGGTGCTGTCGCGCGCGTACATCGTCGGTTCGGTGATGCTGTGGATCGCGTACTTCATGGGCCTCGTGATCTTCTACGCGTCCATCAACTGGATGCCGATCTTGCTCAAGGAAGCGGGCCTGAGCCCACAGCGCGCAACGCTGATTTCGGCGCTCTTTCCTTTGGGCGGTGTGGGGGCCGTCTTGAGCGGCGTGCTGATGGACCGCTTCAACGCGAACCGGATCATTGCCGCGTGCTATGCGCTCACCGCCGTCAGCGTCTATTTCATCGGACAGGCGGTCGGCAATGTCGGTGCGCTCGTGCTCGTGGTGTTCGTCGCCGGCGTGCTGATGAATACCGCGCAGTCGTCGATGCCCGCGCTCGCCGCCGCGTTCTACCCGACTCAAGGACGCGGCACCGGCGTGGCTTGGATGCTCGGCGTCGGCCGCTTCGGCGGCATTGCGGGTTCGTTCCTCGTCGCCGAACTCACGCGCCGGCACGTCACGTTTGCGGGGATCTTCGCGACGGTCGCCGTGGCCGGCGCAATCGCATGCGTGGCGCTGCTGATCAAGCAGATGGCGCGCCCCGAGATCGTGGGGGCACCGGCACTCGAGGCCGATTCCTTCGGTCACTGA
- a CDS encoding GGDEF domain-containing protein: MLSPVGLIGIAILSCVISMAVFGSLLKAAIPGLARWFTAYGLVTVALVVLELRGHERENFAAMGASALLLIGALLMLQGCRQFFGRPPVHGLELAGVGAVLVGLVYWTFVAPNLSARVTMMSLYFAYARLAIAWMAYRYRPLHRPQYSYLFVAITALAGAIFHVARGLAYFTGLSHQTVFFEPSPLNIAFLALGILTLPFLSIGMVMLAHDRLAERMERLATIDELTGALVRRAFIARVETLLAAACAGKRKLSLAILDIDHFKAVNDQHGHAVGDHTLAHFVSLLSQGIRRTDVIGRLGGEEFAILFVSAGKAEAARLVDQLRTTVTASPAPAGSSAIACSFSAGVDEFGDGDTLTAVLARADAALYAAKAMGRNCVVVAPSPEGLSVECMEAD; the protein is encoded by the coding sequence ATGCTTAGTCCGGTCGGACTCATCGGCATCGCGATCCTTTCCTGCGTGATCAGCATGGCCGTGTTCGGTTCACTGCTGAAAGCCGCGATTCCCGGCCTGGCCCGCTGGTTTACCGCTTACGGGCTCGTCACCGTCGCCCTCGTCGTGCTCGAATTGCGCGGTCACGAGCGGGAGAATTTCGCGGCCATGGGCGCGAGCGCGTTGCTGTTGATCGGCGCACTCTTGATGCTGCAAGGCTGCCGGCAATTCTTCGGGCGTCCTCCTGTGCATGGGCTCGAGTTGGCCGGCGTCGGCGCCGTGCTGGTCGGTCTCGTCTATTGGACCTTCGTCGCGCCGAACCTCAGCGCGCGCGTCACCATGATGTCGCTGTATTTCGCGTACGCCCGCTTGGCGATCGCGTGGATGGCGTACCGCTACCGGCCGCTGCACCGCCCGCAGTACAGCTATCTGTTCGTTGCGATCACCGCGCTCGCGGGCGCGATCTTTCACGTGGCTCGCGGGCTCGCGTATTTCACCGGACTCTCACATCAAACCGTATTCTTCGAGCCCTCGCCGCTGAACATCGCCTTTCTCGCGCTCGGCATCCTGACGCTGCCGTTCCTGTCGATCGGCATGGTCATGCTCGCTCACGACCGCCTCGCCGAGCGCATGGAACGGCTCGCCACGATCGACGAACTGACCGGCGCGCTCGTGCGCCGCGCGTTCATCGCACGCGTCGAAACGCTGCTCGCCGCGGCGTGCGCGGGCAAACGCAAGCTGTCGCTCGCGATTCTCGACATCGATCACTTCAAGGCCGTCAACGACCAGCACGGGCACGCGGTCGGCGATCATACGCTCGCCCATTTCGTGTCCTTGCTCTCGCAAGGCATACGGCGCACCGACGTCATCGGGCGCCTTGGCGGCGAGGAGTTCGCGATTCTCTTCGTATCGGCCGGCAAGGCCGAAGCGGCAAGGCTGGTCGACCAGCTCAGAACCACCGTGACGGCATCCCCGGCGCCCGCCGGCTCGAGCGCGATCGCGTGCTCGTTCAGCGCGGGCGTCGACGAATTCGGCGACGGCGACACCTTGACGGCCGTCCTGGCGCGAGCCGACGCCGCGCTCTACGCGGCCAAGGCCATGGGACGCAATTGCGTGGTGGTCGCGCCATCGCCGGAAGGACTGAGCGTAGAGTGCATGGAGGCAGACTGA
- a CDS encoding arsenate reductase ArsC, which translates to MTKKHNVLFLCRENAARSIMAEALLRELGGGRFEAFSAGSDPAARVHPLALAQLRPGISDLDLLGPRSWLEFTGEWAPRMDLVIAMDSSVAEYHAPHFPGEPEFYEWSFADPLAEGMSQRERARSFESVFWQILRRISVLIALPQYTLHIPREVSSRVIRAGEALLQG; encoded by the coding sequence GTGACCAAGAAACATAATGTGCTGTTTCTCTGCAGAGAGAACGCGGCACGCAGCATCATGGCCGAAGCCTTACTGCGCGAGCTGGGCGGCGGCCGATTCGAGGCGTTCAGCGCAGGGTCCGATCCCGCTGCACGCGTGCATCCACTGGCGCTCGCGCAATTGCGGCCCGGCATTTCCGATCTGGACCTGCTCGGTCCGAGGAGCTGGCTGGAATTCACGGGCGAATGGGCGCCGAGAATGGACCTCGTCATCGCCATGGACAGTTCCGTTGCCGAATATCACGCGCCGCATTTTCCCGGGGAGCCCGAGTTCTACGAGTGGAGCTTCGCTGACCCGCTCGCCGAAGGCATGAGCCAGCGCGAGCGCGCGCGCTCGTTCGAAAGCGTCTTCTGGCAGATTCTGCGGCGCATCAGTGTGCTGATCGCGTTGCCGCAGTACACGCTGCACATCCCTCGCGAAGTTTCGAGCCGCGTCATTCGCGCGGGCGAAGCGCTGTTGCAAGGGTAG
- a CDS encoding MFS transporter: MTSIAARIERMPFARFHRRLLLMGGLGYTFDAMDAAVLAFLLPVLRQQWGLTSVQTGVLGSGTFMGYFFGAMLAGMLGDLIGRRRVMMSALVIYCVASLASAVAHDWPFFLGTRIVAGLGTGAESAIVAPFLSEFVARRYRGAFTGALAGFFSFGFVAAALLGYLVIPVAPDAWRAVMVITALPIVMLLWWRRSLPESPRWLEARGRHDEAEAIVARAEAELAAEGKTLEATPEDAALAGAVPVAAARRGSVLENVKALWSRHLARITAMTWLMWLSITFSYYAFFTWIPGLLVQSGMTITKSFSYSLVIYIAQIPGYFTGAWLNEKIGRQATIATYMVLGGASALGLALTHSDSGILMCGFLLSFFMNGTYAGVYAYTPEVFPTDVRTTGVGLASSIGRLGAIAAPILVGYVYPIAGFAGVFGATTTVLLIGALAVVVMGVQTRGRSLEEIAAGQLRR; the protein is encoded by the coding sequence ATGACATCGATTGCCGCCCGTATCGAGCGCATGCCGTTTGCGCGCTTTCATCGCCGCCTGCTGCTGATGGGCGGCCTCGGCTACACGTTCGACGCGATGGATGCCGCCGTGCTGGCGTTCCTGCTGCCGGTGCTGCGGCAGCAGTGGGGACTCACCAGCGTGCAGACCGGCGTGCTCGGCAGCGGCACGTTCATGGGGTATTTCTTCGGCGCGATGCTCGCGGGCATGCTCGGCGACCTGATCGGCCGACGGCGCGTGATGATGTCGGCGCTCGTCATCTATTGCGTCGCGTCGCTCGCGAGCGCCGTCGCGCACGACTGGCCGTTCTTCCTCGGCACGCGCATCGTCGCCGGGCTCGGCACCGGCGCGGAAAGCGCGATCGTCGCGCCGTTTCTTTCCGAGTTCGTCGCGCGGCGCTATCGCGGCGCGTTCACCGGCGCGCTCGCGGGCTTCTTCTCATTCGGCTTCGTCGCGGCGGCTTTGCTCGGCTACCTCGTGATCCCGGTCGCGCCCGACGCCTGGCGCGCCGTGATGGTGATCACCGCGCTGCCGATCGTGATGCTGCTCTGGTGGCGCCGCTCGCTGCCCGAGTCGCCGCGCTGGCTCGAAGCGCGAGGCCGGCACGACGAAGCGGAAGCGATCGTCGCGCGCGCGGAGGCGGAGCTCGCCGCCGAAGGCAAGACACTCGAAGCGACGCCCGAAGACGCCGCGCTCGCCGGCGCCGTGCCGGTGGCGGCGGCGCGCCGCGGGTCGGTGCTCGAAAACGTGAAGGCGCTCTGGTCGCGGCACCTTGCGCGCATCACCGCGATGACCTGGCTCATGTGGCTGTCGATCACCTTCAGCTACTACGCGTTCTTCACTTGGATTCCGGGCCTGCTCGTGCAAAGCGGGATGACCATCACGAAGAGCTTTTCGTATTCGCTCGTGATCTACATCGCGCAGATACCGGGCTACTTCACCGGCGCGTGGCTCAACGAAAAGATCGGGCGGCAAGCGACGATCGCGACGTACATGGTGCTGGGCGGCGCGTCGGCGCTCGGGCTTGCGCTCACGCACAGCGACTCCGGCATCCTGATGTGCGGCTTCCTGCTCTCGTTCTTCATGAACGGCACGTATGCGGGCGTCTACGCGTACACCCCCGAGGTCTTCCCCACCGACGTGCGCACGACCGGCGTCGGACTCGCGTCGTCGATCGGGCGTCTGGGGGCGATCGCGGCGCCGATCCTCGTCGGCTACGTGTATCCGATCGCGGGCTTTGCCGGCGTGTTCGGCGCGACCACGACCGTGCTCCTGATCGGCGCGCTGGCCGTCGTCGTGATGGGCGTGCAGACGCGCGGACGCTCGCTCGAAGAGATCGCGGCGGGCCAATTGCGCCGATGA
- a CDS encoding DUF3562 domain-containing protein, translating to MLDYVSLLAAKRVRERLRRH from the coding sequence ATCCTCGATTACGTCTCGCTCCTGGCGGCAAAACGCGTGCGCGAGCGGCTGCGGCGGCATTGA
- a CDS encoding metal-dependent hydrolase family protein has translation MNSVLFRNGALLDPTQPELLPGHDVLIEGKVVREVSDKPIKSASATVIDLKGKTIMPGLIDLHAHIVAIEFNLPRVATLPNVLVTLRALPLMRAMLRRGFTTIRDAGGAGFPFKEAVESGLAEGPRMFVSGRALSQTGGHADMRSRHDYLAPDMPCQCCVRVGALGRIVDGVDAVRRAVREELQMGADQIKIMASGGVSSPTDPVGAWGYSEDEIRAIVEEARARDTYVLAHAYTAEAIARAVRCGVRTIEHGNLIDEATARLVAEHNAFVVPTLVTYDALASEGEKYGLPPESVAKVEAVHAAGLRSLEILKRAGVKMGFGTDLLGEAQRLQSDEFRIRSEVLSPLEIIQSATLVGAEVLRMTGKLGRLAPDAIADVLVVDGNPLKSVDCLLGQGDHIPLVMKDGHIHFNELESA, from the coding sequence ATGAATTCCGTGTTGTTCCGCAACGGCGCCTTGCTCGACCCCACCCAGCCCGAACTGCTGCCCGGCCACGACGTGCTGATCGAAGGCAAGGTCGTTCGCGAGGTGTCGGACAAACCGATCAAGAGCGCCAGCGCGACGGTCATCGATTTGAAAGGCAAGACGATCATGCCGGGCCTGATCGACTTGCACGCGCACATCGTCGCGATCGAGTTCAACCTGCCGCGCGTTGCGACGCTGCCGAACGTGCTCGTGACGCTGCGCGCGCTGCCGCTCATGCGCGCGATGCTGCGCCGCGGCTTCACCACCATCCGCGATGCCGGCGGCGCGGGCTTTCCGTTTAAAGAGGCCGTCGAGAGCGGGCTCGCCGAGGGTCCGCGCATGTTCGTCTCGGGCCGCGCGCTCTCGCAGACAGGCGGCCACGCCGACATGCGCTCCCGCCACGACTACCTCGCGCCCGACATGCCGTGCCAATGCTGCGTGCGCGTCGGTGCGCTCGGGCGCATCGTGGACGGCGTCGACGCCGTGCGCCGCGCCGTGCGCGAAGAGCTGCAGATGGGCGCCGACCAGATCAAGATCATGGCCTCGGGCGGCGTCTCCTCGCCGACCGATCCGGTCGGCGCATGGGGCTATTCGGAGGACGAGATCCGCGCGATCGTCGAAGAAGCCCGCGCACGCGACACCTATGTGCTCGCGCACGCCTACACGGCCGAGGCGATCGCGCGCGCGGTGCGCTGCGGCGTGCGCACGATCGAGCATGGCAATCTCATCGACGAGGCCACCGCGCGGCTCGTCGCCGAGCACAATGCGTTCGTCGTGCCGACGCTCGTCACCTACGATGCGCTCGCGAGCGAAGGCGAGAAGTACGGCCTGCCGCCCGAGAGCGTCGCGAAAGTCGAAGCGGTTCACGCCGCGGGCCTGCGCTCGCTCGAGATCCTGAAGCGGGCAGGCGTGAAGATGGGCTTCGGCACCGACTTGCTCGGCGAGGCACAGCGCTTGCAAAGCGATGAGTTCCGCATTCGCTCGGAGGTCCTGAGTCCGTTGGAGATCATCCAGAGCGCGACGCTCGTCGGCGCGGAAGTGCTCCGCATGACCGGCAAGCTCGGCCGCCTCGCGCCGGACGCGATCGCCGACGTGCTCGTCGTCGACGGCAATCCGCTCAAGTCCGTCGACTGCTTGCTTGGCCAAGGCGACCATATTCCGCTCGTGATGAAGGATGGGCATATCCATTTCAACGAGTTGGAAAGCGCTTGA
- the glmS gene encoding glutamine--fructose-6-phosphate transaminase (isomerizing) translates to MCGIVGAVAQRNIVSILVEGLRRLEYRGYDSCGVAVLADGMPKRARSVARVADLDAQVHETKLDGATGIAHTRWATHGAPVTDNAHPIFSRDTVALVHNGIIENYESLREMLRGKGYEFVSQTDTEVVTHLIHSLYAGDLFAAVREAVKQLHGAFAIAVLHKDQPHTVVGARQGSPLVVGLGDGENFLASDALALAGSTERFIFLEEGDVCELSLDGVKITGRDGQAAEREVRNVVAYGGAVELGPYRHFMQKEIFEQPRAISDTIPATEAFDPSIFGEGAGAVFGEIDSLLILACGTSYYSGLTAKYWLESIAKIPTQVEIASEYRYRDSVPNPKSLVVVISQSGETADTLAALKHAQDLGHRHTLSVCNVGTSAMVRLTGLSFLTRAGREIGVASTKAFTTQLVALFVLAATLGKQRGHLDAAQEANYIKQLRHLPAALNSVLALEPQIIAWSEEFSRKENALFLGRGMHYPIALEGALKLKEISYIHAEAYPAGELKHGPLALVTEAMPVVTVAPNDALLEKLKSNIQEVRARGGELYVFADADTKIVNDEGLHVIRMPEHYGLLSPILHVVPLQLLAYHTACARGTDVDKPRNLAKSVTVE, encoded by the coding sequence ATGTGCGGCATTGTTGGCGCGGTAGCGCAACGTAACATCGTTTCCATTCTGGTCGAAGGACTGCGCCGCCTCGAATATCGCGGCTACGATTCGTGCGGCGTCGCCGTGCTGGCCGACGGCATGCCGAAGCGCGCCCGCAGCGTGGCGCGCGTGGCGGATCTCGACGCGCAAGTGCACGAGACGAAGCTCGACGGCGCGACGGGCATCGCACACACGCGCTGGGCGACGCACGGCGCGCCTGTCACCGACAACGCGCACCCGATCTTCTCGCGCGACACGGTGGCGCTCGTGCACAACGGCATCATCGAAAATTACGAGTCGCTGCGCGAAATGCTGCGCGGCAAGGGCTACGAGTTCGTCTCGCAGACCGATACCGAAGTCGTCACGCACCTGATCCACAGCCTGTATGCCGGCGACCTGTTCGCAGCCGTGCGCGAAGCCGTCAAGCAGCTGCACGGCGCGTTCGCGATCGCCGTGCTCCATAAGGACCAGCCGCATACGGTGGTCGGCGCGCGTCAGGGCTCGCCGCTCGTCGTGGGCTTGGGCGACGGCGAGAACTTCCTCGCGTCGGATGCGCTCGCGCTCGCGGGCAGCACCGAGCGCTTCATCTTCCTCGAAGAGGGCGACGTGTGCGAGCTGTCGCTCGACGGCGTGAAGATCACCGGCCGCGACGGTCAGGCGGCCGAGCGCGAGGTGCGCAATGTCGTGGCCTACGGCGGCGCGGTCGAACTCGGCCCGTATCGCCACTTCATGCAGAAGGAAATCTTCGAGCAGCCGCGTGCGATCAGCGACACCATCCCGGCAACGGAAGCCTTCGATCCTTCGATCTTCGGCGAAGGCGCCGGCGCGGTGTTCGGCGAGATCGACAGCCTCTTGATTCTCGCGTGCGGCACGAGCTACTACTCGGGGCTGACCGCGAAGTACTGGCTCGAATCGATCGCCAAGATTCCGACGCAAGTCGAGATCGCAAGCGAATACCGGTATCGCGATTCGGTACCGAACCCGAAGTCGCTCGTGGTCGTGATCTCGCAATCGGGCGAAACGGCGGACACGCTGGCGGCGCTCAAGCACGCGCAGGACCTGGGGCATCGCCATACGCTGTCCGTTTGCAACGTCGGCACGAGCGCGATGGTGCGGTTGACCGGGCTGTCGTTCCTGACGCGGGCGGGACGCGAGATCGGCGTGGCGTCGACGAAGGCGTTCACGACGCAGCTCGTCGCGCTGTTCGTGCTGGCGGCGACACTCGGCAAGCAGCGCGGGCATCTCGATGCCGCGCAGGAAGCGAACTACATCAAGCAGCTGCGGCACTTGCCGGCGGCGTTGAACAGCGTGCTGGCGCTGGAGCCGCAGATCATCGCGTGGTCGGAGGAGTTCTCGCGCAAGGAGAATGCGCTGTTCCTCGGCCGCGGGATGCACTATCCGATCGCGCTCGAAGGGGCGCTGAAGCTCAAGGAAATCTCGTACATCCACGCCGAGGCGTATCCCGCCGGCGAGTTGAAGCACGGGCCGCTCGCGCTCGTGACGGAAGCGATGCCGGTCGTGACCGTGGCGCCGAACGATGCGCTGCTCGAGAAGCTCAAGTCGAACATCCAGGAAGTGCGGGCGCGCGGCGGCGAGCTGTACGTGTTCGCCGATGCGGACACGAAGATCGTCAACGACGAGGGCCTGCATGTGATCCGGATGCCGGAGCACTACGGGCTGTTATCGCCGATTCTGCACGTCGTGCCGCTGCAGCTGCTTGCGTATCACACGGCATGCGCGCGCGGGACCGATGTCGACAAGCCGCGCAATTTGGCGAAATCGGTGACGGTGGAATAA
- a CDS encoding electron transfer flavoprotein-ubiquinone oxidoreductase, with product MHGAKLIEQYGPRESMEYDVVIVGGGPAGLSAAIRLKQLAAEKGTDIGVCVLEKGSEIGAHILSGAVMDPRAIHELIPDWKEKGAPLNVEVTEDRFLFLSEKGAVKTPNWALPDNFKNHGNYVISLANVTRWLGQQAEALGVEIFPGFPAAEVLYNDDGSVKGVVTGNMGVGKDGEPTENFQLGMELHAKYTLFCEGCRGHLGRQLNERFKLNKDSDPQVYGIGIKELWEIDPAKHQPGLVIHTAGWPLDTDTYGGSFLYHIDNNQVMIGFVVGLGYTNPYLSPFEEFQRYKTHPSIRAFLEGGKRVSYGARAITAGGLMSLPKLVFPGGALVGDDAGFLNVSRIKGSHAAIKTGMLAAEAAFDAVQAGRQGDELSAYPESFKTSWLHSELHRARNFKQWMSKGLYLGTLMVGLEQKLLGGNVPWTLHHKHWDHETLKPASQCKPIDYPKPDGKLTFDRLSSVFISNTNHEENQPAHLTLKDASVPVNVNLRTYAGPEGRFCPAAVYEFVKNDDGSDRLVINAQNCVHCKTCDIKDPTQNIVWVTPEGGGGPNYPNM from the coding sequence ATGCACGGCGCTAAGTTGATCGAGCAATACGGTCCGCGCGAGTCGATGGAATATGACGTCGTGATCGTCGGCGGCGGCCCCGCGGGGCTTTCGGCCGCGATCCGGCTCAAGCAACTGGCCGCGGAAAAAGGCACCGACATCGGCGTGTGCGTGCTCGAAAAGGGGTCGGAGATCGGCGCGCACATTCTGTCGGGCGCGGTCATGGACCCGCGCGCCATCCACGAGCTGATTCCCGACTGGAAGGAAAAGGGCGCGCCTTTGAACGTCGAGGTGACCGAGGACCGGTTCCTGTTCCTCTCCGAGAAAGGCGCCGTCAAGACCCCGAACTGGGCGCTGCCCGACAACTTCAAGAATCACGGCAACTACGTGATCAGCCTCGCCAACGTCACGCGCTGGCTCGGCCAGCAGGCCGAAGCGCTGGGCGTCGAGATCTTCCCGGGTTTTCCGGCTGCCGAGGTTTTGTATAACGACGACGGCTCGGTGAAAGGCGTCGTGACCGGCAACATGGGCGTCGGCAAGGATGGCGAGCCCACCGAGAACTTCCAGCTCGGCATGGAGCTGCATGCGAAATACACGCTCTTCTGCGAAGGCTGCCGTGGGCATCTGGGCCGCCAGCTGAACGAGCGGTTCAAGCTCAACAAGGATTCCGATCCGCAGGTCTATGGCATCGGCATCAAGGAGCTGTGGGAGATCGATCCGGCCAAGCACCAGCCGGGCCTGGTGATCCACACGGCCGGCTGGCCGCTCGACACCGACACCTACGGCGGCTCGTTCCTTTATCACATCGACAACAACCAGGTGATGATCGGCTTCGTGGTCGGCCTCGGCTACACGAATCCATACCTCTCGCCGTTCGAGGAGTTCCAGCGCTACAAGACGCATCCGTCGATCCGCGCGTTCCTCGAAGGCGGCAAGCGTGTCTCGTATGGCGCGCGTGCGATCACGGCGGGCGGGCTGATGTCGCTGCCGAAGCTGGTGTTCCCAGGCGGCGCGCTGGTGGGCGACGATGCGGGCTTCCTGAATGTGTCGCGCATCAAGGGTTCGCATGCGGCGATCAAGACCGGCATGCTCGCGGCCGAAGCAGCGTTCGATGCCGTTCAGGCCGGCCGTCAGGGCGACGAGCTGAGCGCGTATCCCGAGTCGTTCAAGACCTCGTGGCTGCACAGCGAACTCCATCGCGCGCGCAACTTCAAGCAATGGATGAGCAAGGGGTTGTACCTGGGCACGCTGATGGTCGGGCTCGAACAGAAGCTGCTGGGCGGCAACGTGCCGTGGACGCTGCACCATAAGCACTGGGACCACGAGACGCTTAAGCCCGCCTCGCAGTGCAAGCCGATCGACTATCCGAAGCCCGACGGCAAGCTGACGTTCGACCGGCTCTCGTCGGTGTTCATCTCGAACACGAATCACGAAGAAAACCAGCCGGCGCATCTGACGCTCAAGGATGCGTCCGTGCCGGTGAACGTGAACCTGCGCACCTATGCAGGCCCAGAGGGCCGCTTCTGCCCGGCCGCCGTGTATGAGTTCGTGAAGAACGACGACGGCAGCGACCGGCTCGTGATCAACGCGCAGAACTGCGTGCACTGCAAGACCTGCGACATCAAGGACCCGACGCAGAACATCGTGTGGGTCACGCCGGAAGGCGGCGGCGGGCCGAACTATCCGAACATGTAA